A genomic region of Plasmodium malariae genome assembly, chromosome: 14 contains the following coding sequences:
- the PmUG01_14026900 gene encoding conserved Plasmodium protein, unknown function: protein MKKYQIILYFIVFISSHFLTVNTIRKKGLKGTNENNEHVQKEKNLGNFEIMKDKNNVSNIELKSSTFFNILASTRLMQSVGQPISHSPVYRYIHNIHDHNENNGAVLVFVLFVILIFSVLFFIFYFIFRHHVKHVEFMNTRR, encoded by the exons atgaaaaagtatcagataatattatatttcattgttTTTATCTCCAGTCATTTTTTAACTGTCAACACAATACGAAAAAAAGGTCTAAAGGgaa caaatgaaaataatgaacatGTACAGAAAGAGAAGAACTTAGGGAACTTTGAAATTATgaaggataaaaataatgtatcaaatatagaattaaaatcatctacattttttaatatattagcaTCAACAAGGTTAATGCAAAGTGTAGGACAACCCATATCTCATAGCCCAGTATATAGATACATACATAACATTCATGAtcataatgaaaataatggaGCCGTCTTGGTATTTGTTCTTTtcgttattttaattttttctgtattattctttattttctattttattttcagaCATCATGTAAAACATGTAGAATTTATGAATACTCGaaggtaa